The proteins below are encoded in one region of Thioalkalivibrio sp. K90mix:
- a CDS encoding retron Ec48 family effector membrane protein translates to MTRNNWFFFKVLSFAVVTVLIVGLGLSATVFFVEGFSGAFSKDLCFSNHCVQNAFDIYSASVDLIRGMLSIVVATAMVGGIGVALQSYINNAQSNALSNHLSHISVFQSFLAQEIEKRPLVELSSVDIFKWYNRIFEESREGSTKLSRGYVERIKEINRAILESNKLTSNTSSEKFRYVEHQSRLIGVLEELGVRMSRAPRNEFYEVESQVLSLVVCVNREFCYSREVPEIMERRYL, encoded by the coding sequence ATGACTCGTAACAATTGGTTTTTTTTTAAAGTTCTGTCTTTTGCTGTTGTGACAGTGTTGATCGTTGGATTGGGTCTCTCGGCCACGGTGTTTTTTGTGGAAGGGTTTTCGGGTGCGTTTAGTAAGGATCTATGTTTCTCCAATCATTGTGTTCAAAACGCGTTTGATATCTATAGTGCCTCGGTAGACCTAATTAGAGGGATGCTCTCCATTGTGGTGGCGACTGCGATGGTCGGTGGTATAGGGGTGGCGCTTCAAAGTTACATTAACAACGCACAGTCAAATGCTTTGAGTAATCATCTATCGCATATTTCAGTGTTTCAGAGTTTTCTGGCCCAAGAGATCGAGAAAAGGCCGCTTGTCGAACTCAGCTCAGTAGACATATTCAAGTGGTATAATCGCATATTTGAAGAGTCTCGCGAGGGCTCTACTAAGCTGTCGAGGGGGTATGTGGAACGGATCAAGGAAATTAATCGTGCGATTCTGGAATCTAATAAACTGACCTCGAACACATCGAGTGAGAAATTTAGGTATGTAGAGCATCAGAGTAGACTGATTGGGGTTCTGGAAGAGCTTGGGGTAAGGATGTCTCGTGCGCCGCGTAACGAGTTCTATGAGGTAGAAAGCCAAGTCTTGTCGTTGGTTGTCTGCGTGAATCGAGAGTTCTGCTATTCGAGAGAGGTCCCCGAGATCATGGAAAGGCGATATCTTTAG